aaaaaagtTCTTATTGGGTTTTTGTAAACCTtgtcattttttaattaatgTCCAGTTGAATGCAACTTTTCACCCAGCACTAGAAGAGTATCAAAAAGTATCAAACTAGTCAattattatatattttatttaattatttaCTTTAATTCTAAATTACTGTTATCAAGAATTGTTTAAGCAAAGGCGGaatagagagagacagaATGGTATTATACAGTAAATGAACATTGTAGCAACCccctcatcatcatcatcatcatcatcaacatcaatgtgagcaacaacaactacattATTATTGTACAAGTAAATACAAATTTGTTGGCAAGTAACTTTAAAATATCCACCAACAAAATTGGTAATTTCccaataaaataaaaaataaaatgtaaaaaGACAATTTGGAGACATGGTATACATCAccatcaatcaatcaaattTTACGAAAACAGAGAATATAGAAAGAgtaacaagaacaagaacataAAACATAAAACATGAAAAGCTTGGTATCATTATTTGACTTACGAAAAATATACCAATCACACAGTATTTACACTTTGTCTTCTTACcataaataataatcataatAATATGAATAATACAAATAATAGGCTAGAAGTTATaaagtaatagtagtaataataatatccGTATATGTTGGGTCAGTAGGCCGATATTTGATTTGTTCTGGggtattttgtattttgacAAAACTTTGACTTTGGTTTAGACTATTATCTCTGTAAATTATAAATGAATATGTCTATAGTCTTGTTTCACTCTAACTTTATataattcaattttttgttttcattattttttttttaggtttGTAAATAATTCTTACAAACATTCCTTCGCTAGATCAATTGGCATGTGTGATGTCACAGTACAGACCACAACTATTGGATGTGGTGGTCTTGACAAGGGTGTATAGGTATGAATCGACTAGTGAGTATCTACTACTACTCTGATAAGAGATAAGGTATGGTTTGTAATCGCACGAGTAgtaagcaaaaaaaaatagagaagaaaaaagaaccccaaatctttgttttacaaaacaatacCTAACATATATTTTTACCCACCCACACCGTCACACACACTTATACACACCTGAAACGTTATTTTAGATGCTTATATAACAAGTATAAAGTATAGACAAAGAAGAGGGAGATAAAGAACCGAACAACGAACAAAGTATCTATATAAAGAGATGTATTATACATAATATTATACTTAATATTACAAATAGTAAAcataaatgaaaatttttaaaatataacacacacacattgACAAATACATATGGCCAAAACCCATCTCCCCACCTTCGTAAACTACAGATCCCACTCTCCAAGACTCTCTTGTCgttatgtatgtatatatatacatctCTCACTTACTTATAGTCTCTCTTGAATAACAGTATGGTAAGTACATAGTATAAATACACAGTTTTGTATTTGCTCATTACAAAGCAACCCAAAAATACTTCaccctttttattttttttttttttcttgcgCACTTTTAAAATtaacttttatttcttttctaataGCTTTATTATATTTCTCTTTACACTACGTGCAAGTGATACCACTTTGTGCATTTTACTTCTACAAGAGATGCATTATTACTTATATCAAATGGGGGGgtgcaaaagagaaaaaaaggaataaaaaaggaataaaaaataaaaaagaaattttcaAGACTTGTCTAAGTTatgagaaaagaacaataagCGGAATAGAATATTGAAGGGAGGTATGTAGTTGGGGGTTAGGGTAAAGGACATTAGGGCTTCAGTGCATACAGCTAAACACTAGCTCATCTCTGAGACTCCGTTTCCATATTggcttttttgttttcttttttatttttttttttttttgatcgTGGATATTTCGCAATCAAAGGAGACAAGAcaaattgagaaaaaaaaagggggggcGAAGACTagaaaggaaggaaggaaggaagcaAGGTTATGTTTCAATAGTATGTGCACCATCTTGCATcctaaagaaaaaaataagagaaaAACCAGAGATATAAACACgaaacccaaaaaaaagtgagcTAATTatgttgaaatttttgCAACGAGTAGTGACACATTctaatatatatttatatatatgtatgtatgtatgtattaACTTATAGGGATAAATAGGTGCATAAACAATTATTCTGTTTaagtactactactattagaTCCTCACCTCTCTGTGTTTAATTCACAATTAATTAGTGTCATGGGGTGGgggagagaagaagaagaagaagaagaagaaggacgCCTTTAACGTGGAGATTTATTTTGGGGTTTATGGAGTATTTTTCACatacacaaaaaaaagaagcagcagcagcagcagcaataatTGAACACTAAATTGAGTAATTTATCTTCTTCCCCGCTTTCGCTTTTTATCCCACTTGTGTTTTGTATACAATTTCagtattaattttttattctctttattttttttttatactGGTAGCCAATCGAGTGAGAGCACTGTGTGAGTTTTGTGGTACATCCTTTGCACTTTGCTCTACACCACTATAATGCATCAatcaaagagaaacaacaaaggaggaagaagaagaagaaaaaccaAGGGAAATAAAAACTTTCGATCTTACACAAACTCCAAACAgaattttaaaaataaagccTATACAATATTTAcctaaaagaagaaatagcAAATAGACTGGAAAGAAACATtctcttttactttttttttttttagattaGTAGGTGAAGTTCTCATCTCTTTTACAAAAGTGTTGcaaaagtatatatatatataacaacaacaacagcaacaacaacaaattggGATACTACTCTTGTATACACTTGTAGTAACAAATACTTTAtcctttatctttttttgacaAGATTTATTCtctatctttatttttttgatcaaagTTTAATCTCGAGAAGCGAGTCTCGGAGTTTTATCTTCCCCTCCCTCCCCCCTGtttatttctctctctctttcttttttttttgggctttttccatttttgcAAAGTAAAGAATAGCAAacgtttgtttgtttgtttttttttttcttgttttgaaGTTTTAAGATTTGTTGTGTAATATATGTGTAGAGtatagtatatatatatatatatatatatatatatataactcTTTACTCACTCACTTACTGTAACATATTAGCAGAGTGTTATGTTtccatatatatagatattgTTGTATACTTCTCTGATTTCTGGTTTCTCATTTCAAGTGTGACACGTCCTTAGAGAAAAGTTGAACAAATCTGTTTAGCATCCCTTTCACATATCCTATTATATTTTAACACTTTATGCATACAATGCGCTTATTGTAAGTATCTTATAATCTATGAGAATTCTGCAAAATagaattttttatttattttttttaactcaAGTGACCAAGTATACTCTGTTTATAGGATACCATCTgccatatatatatatatatatatgtatatatggtTTTTGGAATTGAAACACTTTCTACTCAAAAAACCCCcaacagaagaaaaacaaataaccCAAACCCCATTCATCTTACATTCCTTTAACATTCCTTTTATCTTACTTTGCACTCACAATACCTAATTTCCAAACTCAATTCTCTCTTCCCCACCCTCTTCCCCCTTCCCAATTTACATTATAAGTACAatgttatatatatatatatatatgtacattCAATGtggcaaaagaaaaaaaaatacaataaaTGCCCTTACACTTTAAACTGAATAGCTTCGATCACCACCTATCTCCTCTCCTCCCGCCaaagtaaaaaacaaaagaaaaggaacgagaagtggtCCCACTATTCCAACCTACGTCttatcctcttcttcttcttttcttttgtttttgactTAGATGGATGATGGTTAAATGTTAAAGTTTTGATCGACAATAAACTTTTTTGCAAAGTGTAAATCCTCAACAAACAATCAGACACAGACGCGTTGTAAAGTTTTAGATACTggcacacatacatacatacatacatacatacacattgTAAAGAACCACAATGTTTAGTAACAAGTTAAAGATGTGTACAGATACGCAGATCCAAcagaagacaaaaaaaaaagggggcgGCGGCGGAGAGAAgggttatatatatatatatatatacagaataaagaaaacgTACGATATTTCATCTCTTTAAACTCTTCATCGTTATCTCTATCTCTgtctcctctttttttttgaagtaaaaattaaaattaaaaataaaaataaaaataacatTAGAATGCCATCCCATTACATGTGTCAAACGTTTATCTCAATATTTCGAATattgttctcttttttattttgaaaaaaaaaaaatttattcaaaagtttccaccccccccccttaTTATTAAGATCTCAatatttggttgcaaaaatagacaaaaaatagacaaaaaagtatcaaaaaaatacaaaagtttattaaccaccaccaacctGCTCACCACCCCCGACAACAACACTGGTGAAAAAAGTATGAGAAACTAGTACAAAAAATTAGgaataaattaaaagtaGATTTATTACAAAAACATTGTCTATgcactatttttttttgacccTAGACTCTATTATTCAACACCTTCCTCCCTTCTTCTATACTACACACCTTACTTATTTATTAGCATCTTCTTTCAAGGTAACAATTCTGTTCAAAATTAACTCATTTTCACCTACACCCTTGGAATCCTTATCAACACAAAAGTACCCTTCTCTCAAAGCTTGGAATCTAATGGTATTGGGTCCTTCCAGCTCCTTAATATTAAACTGTGAGTTGGGAATCTCCAAATTCATTGGCGACTTGTCAACAATCTCACTAAAGTTCGACTCAATCACCGCATTCAACAAAACAGACTCACTTTCTTCAGCAAGATCTGCCAAATAACCATCGGGATGCGCACCTGGATTTTCAGACTTAAACAACTGATTATAAATCCTCACCTCCTTAACATGAATACAATCATTTACTGGCACCCACTGAATATACGTCTTTGGCTTCTTTGGCTTACCCTCTTTAATCTCATCGTAATTGACATGCACAATCGTCTTACCATCTCTATGCTCCAAAGACTTGAAACTAATATTAAATGGAACCCTCATAAGACCCACAGGCTGACCGGGAGCCAACCTATAAAACTCCTTATCAGCTGGCGTATCAATAACATCACCACGATCAATATAAATCTTATTTCTAAAAACCATCCTTCTATTACCCAACTTGTTAACATCAACACCAGGCTTATACGGAATCTCAACCTCCAACTCAAAAGAATCATCCAAATTATCAATATGCACCTCAACAGGattcaacaccaaaaacaacCTTGGCGTAGATTGATCCAAATAGCTTCGCACAGCACTCTCAAACCTCGTGGTTTGAATATTTGTCGCATTAGTGGTAACACCCAACGTATTGATAAAGGAAAGAATAGCACCCGGTGGAACACCTCTCCTCTTAATACCTTCCAATGTATACAACCTAGGATCATCCCATCCACGCACATGCCCCTCATTAACCAACTTGGCAATCTTTCGCTTAGACATAATCGTTCCAGTAAGATTCAATCTACCATATTCACGTTGCGCTGGCCTATAAACACGCAAGGCATCACACAACCACTCATAACTCTCCCTCGACAAAATAAACTCAGTGGTACACAACGAGTGAGTAATGTTTTCCATGGAATCAACCAAACAGTGCGTAAAGTCATATGTAGGATAAATCTTCCACTTACTTCCAGTACGATGATGTGGCTTATTCAATACACGGTATGCAACTAAATCCCACATTTGAGGCGAAGGACTATTCAAATCTTGCTTCATACGCAAAGTAGCTTCACCAACAGCATATTTCCCAAGCTTCATATTCTCAAACTCCTTCAAATTGTGCTCAATATCTTGCGAGCGATGCTTACATGCAAACCTCTCACCACCCAACGTTCCATCTTCCTTTTGACCACGACTAAGCTTAACCTCTTCAGCAGTACAGTGGCAAATATACGCCTTGTCCAGTTTAATAAGTTGAATAGCAAATTCATACAACTCATCAAAATAATCAGACGAATACGTGACTTTCCAAGGCTTGAATCCAAGCCACGAAACCATCTCCTTAATAGAATTAAAGtatacttcttcttcagccTCAGGGTTGGTATCATCAAATCTCAAATAACACTTACCATTATTAAATTGCGCATAACCAAAATTAACCATAATAGCTTTCGAATGTCCAATGTGCAAGAACCCATTAGGTTCAGGAGGGAATCTGGTATAAACTTGACCCTTGATAAACTCATTATGCTCCTTGAGCAACTCAGGATACATTTGTGGCTCTTCACCCGGCTTATGCAAATCGCCAAGAAAACCTTCAGAAAACATTGATCTCTCCTCCTTCTCGTCatccttctcctccttgCCAGTGTTGTTTGCGCTTGCtccacttttcttttttccagCATTTTCTTTACCAATACCGTTCTCGGTTTCAATCTCAGAAGACTTggactttttcttttctttcttctttgcatCTCTCTCATCCTTTGGTCCAATTCTTTCCAAGAAAAGCGAGTCAAGAATAGGCTTGAATAAGTTGGGTGGTGCCCATTTCAACACAGGTTGTGCCTTGACATCAGACATCACCTTGGGCAAAATGGAATACCTCTTTGACTCAACCTCTTCTTTGATAGTATCAAGGTACTTGGAGATTAAGTCTTtggcttcttcttcagaGACATTGATTCCTACACCAGTAGCTTCGTCAAAGTCCTCTTGCTCAGGTGCAGATTGTCCTTCCCTTGCattcaaaaactttacacCTTCTGAGAGTTGAACAGTAGTCCTGATATCGCCCTTATTGATCGCCTTGATCAAAAGTTCTACATGTGGTACTTCTTTGCCTTGCTTGTTTTCGGCCACTGCCAATTGATGCAACAATGCCAATTTCTTCTCATCGTCATAACTGGTGGCATCGGATTTGGAAAGAATGGTTTGCAATAAAGAGGCCactttcttgttcttggcAATTTCCTTGGCCTTTTTATCCTCAAAACCAACTTTGCTGAAAAGTTCGCTCAAGTCGTCTTGTGGAGATGACATGTTTATTTGTGGAAATATAAGTGTTTGCTGGGAGTTATTTTGAAGCAGGTCAATT
This DNA window, taken from Lodderomyces elongisporus chromosome 7, complete sequence, encodes the following:
- the GLN4 gene encoding Glutaminyl-tRNA synthetase (BUSCO:EOG09260WYQ) yields the protein MSSPQDDLSELFSKVGFEDKKAKEIAKNKKVASLLQTILSKSDATSYDDEKKLALLHQLAVAENKQGKEVPHVELLIKAINKGDIRTTVQLSEGVKFLNAREGQSAPEQEDFDEATGVGINVSEEEAKDLISKYLDTIKEEVESKRYSILPKVMSDVKAQPVLKWAPPNLFKPILDSLFLERIGPKDERDAKKKEKKKSKSSEIETENGIGKENAGKKKSGASANNTGKEEKDDEKEERSMFSEGFLGDLHKPGEEPQMYPELLKEHNEFIKGQVYTRFPPEPNGFLHIGHSKAIMVNFGYAQFNNGKCYLRFDDTNPEAEEEVYFNSIKEMVSWLGFKPWKVTYSSDYFDELYEFAIQLIKSDKAYICHCTAEEVKLSRGQKEDGTLGGERFACKHRSQDIEHNLKEFENMKLGKYAVGEATLRMKQDLNSPSPQMWDLVAYRVLNKPHHRTGSKWKIYPTYDFTHCLVDSMENITHSLCTTEFILSRESYEWLCDALRVYRPAQREYGRLNLTGTIMSKRKIAKLVNEGHVRGWDDPRLYTLEGIKRRGVPPGAILSFINTLGVTTNATNIQTTRFESAVRSYLDQSTPRLFLVLNPVEVHIDNLDDSFELEVEIPYKPGVDVNKLGNRRMVFRNKIYIDRGDVIDTPADKEFYRLAPGQPVGLMRVPFNISFKSLEHRDGKTIVHVNYDEIKEGKPKKPKTYIQWVPVNDCIHVKEVRIYNQLFKSENPGAHPDGYLADLAEESESVLLNAVIESNFSEIVDKSPMNLEIPNSQFNIKESEGPNTIRFQALREGYFCVDKDSKGVGENELILNRIVTLKEDANK